The Humulus lupulus chromosome 7, drHumLupu1.1, whole genome shotgun sequence region TTTTCCCAAAACTCTTTGTAAAGATTGGAATCACCACCTCTTCTCTTGGCCTCCACAACCACTAAGGTCTCCGTCAACCTGTAAACCTCTAGACCCATGACCAATTTACCATTATGCCCTTCAATCTCGACCCCAAATTCCTTTTTCGTCTTCATCTTTAGCCTCTCGCCTTTCGCGAACTCGTCAACCTTCTGGATGATTTTTTCCGGCCACTCCTGCGAGATGAGTCGTTCGCCGTCCTGGACTGAGTTGTGAGATAAATCAAATAACCCAGAAAGGTCCAGACCCGACGAGAACGATATAATGTCAAACGCGTTCAAGTTGGTCAAACTCAGGTCCTTCGGGTCCTGCTCGCCATCCCCCGGCATTTTCTGGGCCGATTCGGGTTCTTCGTCGTAGAAATTGATCTGCGCTCTGTACCCACCTTTTCTGAACCATGGGTCCTTCAAAATCTCGTCAATGGTGATCCTGGTCTCGGGATTCGTGTCCAAAAGACGAGATAAGAACCGCTTGAGATCTGGGGACATCCATCTGGGGCAACGAAACTCGCCTTTATAGATCTTCTTATACAAAGCCATGAGATTCCCGTCGTTGAAAGGCAGGTACCCGGCGGTCAAGACGAACAAAACGACGCCGCATGACCAAACGTCAATCTTGGCACCGTCGTATCCCCTCTGGTTGAGAATTTCAGGAGCCACGTAAGCCGGTGTCCCACAAAGCGTGTGGAGGAGACCATCGGACCGAATCTGGTCATCAGCGATGGCGCTGAGACCGAAATCAGAGACCTTCAGGTTACCGTTCTCATCGAGGAGGAGATTCTCAGGCTTCAGGTCGCGGTGGAAGATTCCACGCGAGTGGCAGTACCCCACGGCGGAGATCAGCTGCCGAAAGTACTTGCGGCTGAGATCTTCCGAGAACCGTCCCTTGGCGATCTTGGCGAAGAGCTCGCCTCCTTTAACAAACTCCATCACGAAATAGATCTTGGTCTTCGAAGCCAAGACCTCGTGGAGCTTGACGATGTTGGGGTGGCGCAGCCGCTTCATGACGGAGATCTCACGCTTAGCGTTCGACCTCAGGTTCGGGGTGGCCAGCTTCTTCTTATTGATGATTTTGATCGCCCCGCTCTGTCCCGAACGGATGTCCCTGGCGTGATGAACCTTCGCAAA contains the following coding sequences:
- the LOC133792805 gene encoding CBL-interacting serine/threonine-protein kinase 11; this translates as MPEIEQIDGVGATGSAAVADPENALFGKYEVGRLLGCGAFAKVHHARDIRSGQSGAIKIINKKKLATPNLRSNAKREISVMKRLRHPNIVKLHEVLASKTKIYFVMEFVKGGELFAKIAKGRFSEDLSRKYFRQLISAVGYCHSRGIFHRDLKPENLLLDENGNLKVSDFGLSAIADDQIRSDGLLHTLCGTPAYVAPEILNQRGYDGAKIDVWSCGVVLFVLTAGYLPFNDGNLMALYKKIYKGEFRCPRWMSPDLKRFLSRLLDTNPETRITIDEILKDPWFRKGGYRAQINFYDEEPESAQKMPGDGEQDPKDLSLTNLNAFDIISFSSGLDLSGLFDLSHNSVQDGERLISQEWPEKIIQKVDEFAKGERLKMKTKKEFGVEIEGHNGKLVMGLEVYRLTETLVVVEAKRRGGDSNLYKEFWENKLRPLLSTSAPLMESEASTSNCSLEASSSSSSSSSSSSSSSS